In a genomic window of Microterricola viridarii:
- the dapD gene encoding 2,3,4,5-tetrahydropyridine-2,6-dicarboxylate N-succinyltransferase, producing MHASEPSGAPAHPSAATHAWASGLSTIAADGTVLDAWFPAPALGRRPAAVDRWIAPADLAALIGADARRAVRVDFVNIEIELAAAPAGTADAYLRLHLLSHLLVRPNTINLDGIFGHLPNVAWTNAGPIAPADLDRLRPQLQRAGIHVTGLDKFPRLLDYVTPERVRIADASRVRLGAHLAPGTTVMHEGFVNFNAGTLGSSMVEGRISQGVVVGDGADIGGGASIMGTLSGGGTERISIGARALLGANSGVGISIGDDTVVEAGLYVTAGTKVVVVDPTAAAGSPARTVKASDLSGVPNLLFRRNSLSGAVEVLPRDGSGIVLNAALHA from the coding sequence ATGCACGCTTCCGAGCCCTCCGGCGCCCCCGCACACCCGTCTGCCGCCACGCACGCCTGGGCTTCCGGCCTCAGCACCATCGCCGCGGACGGCACCGTGCTCGACGCCTGGTTCCCGGCTCCGGCACTCGGCCGCCGGCCGGCGGCCGTCGATCGCTGGATCGCGCCCGCAGACCTCGCCGCGCTGATCGGCGCGGACGCCCGCCGCGCCGTGCGGGTTGACTTCGTCAACATCGAGATCGAGCTGGCGGCCGCCCCCGCCGGAACCGCCGACGCCTACCTGCGCCTGCACCTGCTCTCTCACCTGCTGGTGCGCCCCAACACGATCAACCTGGATGGCATCTTCGGCCACCTGCCGAACGTGGCCTGGACCAACGCCGGCCCGATCGCGCCGGCTGACCTCGACCGCCTGCGCCCGCAGCTGCAGCGGGCAGGCATCCACGTCACGGGCCTGGACAAGTTCCCCCGCCTGCTCGACTACGTCACGCCGGAGCGGGTGCGCATCGCGGATGCCTCCCGGGTACGCCTCGGCGCCCACCTCGCCCCCGGCACCACCGTCATGCACGAGGGCTTCGTGAACTTCAACGCGGGCACCCTGGGCTCCTCGATGGTGGAGGGCCGCATCTCCCAGGGCGTCGTCGTCGGCGACGGCGCCGACATCGGCGGCGGCGCCTCGATCATGGGCACCCTCTCCGGCGGCGGCACCGAGCGCATCAGCATCGGCGCGCGGGCCCTGCTCGGCGCCAACTCGGGCGTCGGCATCTCGATCGGCGACGACACCGTCGTCGAGGCGGGGCTCTACGTCACGGCCGGCACGAAGGTCGTCGTGGTCGACCCTACCGCCGCGGCCGGCTCCCCCGCCCGCACGGTCAAGGCCAGCGACCTCTCCGGCGTGCCGAATCTGCTGTTCCGGCGCAACTCGCTGAGCGGCGCCGTCGAGGTGCTGCCGCGGGACGGCAGCGGCATCGTGTTGAACGCCGCCCTGCACGCCTGA